From a single Nicotiana tomentosiformis chromosome 2, ASM39032v3, whole genome shotgun sequence genomic region:
- the LOC104093014 gene encoding wall-associated receptor kinase 2-like, with translation MDQKQMILLPYQIICFYACVLILTLATAQTTTNSTTTTITKGINITKRGCRKQCGNVTVPYPFGIGKGSGCAINAGFEIKCNISSDGSQKPLIGTLEVYNISDTEVRISNSIAWRCYNSNGAVRNEYLDYIRLGNSTYPYSFSALNRFIVIGCDDNALITGPNFEYNCSTSCNLSRDVTEGECMGKGCYQVQIPKGLKYFVPIISSTRNHTDVWYFNQCGYAFLGEADRFYFRGVQDLSDMTFYKRTMASVPIVLDWAIGNLTCIEARKSKDYACSENSECVDSDTGLGGYRCSCNKGYEGNPYLSPGCQDIDECADPNTNSCEKNCTNTPGSYICSCPDRYTGDGKKDGRGCIAPYSEFPWIKFSIGAGVGFISIVVVITWLYFSIKKRKLIRVREKFFQQNGGLLLKHRISTNEGGLKATKIFTAEELKKATNNYANDRILGRGGNGIVYRGVLRDNSIVAIKRSRFVDESQIDQFINEVLILTQVNHRNVVRLFGCCLEAEVPLLVYEYVSEGTLYEHIHNQRGADWLSWQNRLRIAAEIATTLAYLHSFASMPIIHRDVKSANILLDDVYTSKVADFGASRLIPLDQTHLATLVLGTSGYLDPEYFRTSQLTEKSDVYSFGVVLAELLTGLKPVSKDRNGEDKNLADYFVMCMNKNTLFQILDRRILREGSLEQLQKMAELVKNCLRVHGEDRPTMKEVAIEIEGMRKLTGIPWSNQNEQEENDQNELSDLYTVPINSYGNTPNSDSSRIMHPTYSPS, from the exons ATGGATCAAAAACAAATGATTTTGCTTCCTTACCAAATTATTTGTTTTTACGCTTGTGTTCTAATACTGACATTAGCCACGGCCCAAACAACCACTAATAGCACCACCACCACAATTACTAAAGGTATCAATATAACAAAACGAGGATGCCGTAAGCAGTGTGGGAACGTTACAGTTCCATACCCATTTGGTATTGGGAAAGGATCAGGTTGCGCCATTAATGCAGGGTTTGAGATCAAATGCAATATTTCTAGTGACGGTTCTCAGAAACCCCTCATAGGAACCCTTGAGGTGTACAACATATCTGACACTGAAGTGCGCATCTCAAATTCCATCGCTTGGAGATGCTACAACTCAAATGGAGCTGTACGCAATGAATATCTCGATTATATCCGTTTGGGAAACTCAACTTATCCATATAGTTTCTCTGCGCTGAACAGGTTTATCGTCATCGGTTGCGACGACAACGCTCTTATCACGGGGCCTAACTTTGAGTATAACTGCTCTACTAGCTGTAACTTGTCAAGGGATGTGACTGAAGGAGAATGTATGGGCAAAGGCTGTTATCAAGTACAGATACCCAAGGGCTTGAAATACTTTGTCCCAATCATTTCTAGCACTCGAAACCACACGGATGTTTGGTATTTTAATCAATGTGGATATGCATTTCTAGGCGAAGCAGATCGATTTTATTTCCGTGGCGTACAAGATTTAAGTGATATGACCTTTTATAAGAGGACTATGGCTAGTGTTCCCATTGTGCTTGACTGGGCAATTGGCAATCTTACGTGCATTGAAGCTCGGAAAAGCAAGGATTATGCTTGCAGTGAAAATAGCGAGTGTGTTGATTCAGACACTGGTCTTGGTGGCTACCGCTGCAGCTGTAATAAAGGTTATGAGGGCAATCCTTATCTTAGTCCAGGCTGCCAAG ATATTGATGAATGTGCTGATCCAAACACCAATTCATGTGAAAAGAACTGCACAAACACCCCAGGGAGTTATATTTGTTCTTGTCCTGATAGATATACCGGTGATGGCAAAAAGGATGGCCGTGGTTGTATTGCTCCCTACTCTGAATTCCCATGGATCAAATTCTCTATAG GTGCCGGAGTTGGCTTTATCTCCATAGTGGTTGTGATAACTTGGCTCTATTTCAGCatcaagaaaagaaaattgaTTAGAGTCAGAGAAAAATTCTTCCAACAAAATGGTGGTCTATTATTGAAACATAGAATCTCCACTAACGAGGGTGGTTTGAAAGCAACAAAAATTTTTACAGCTGAGGAGCTCAAGAAAGCTACGAATAATTATGCCAATGACAGAATTCTTGGTCGCGGTGGCAATGGGATTGTATATAGAGGCGTGCTACGTGATAATAGCATAGTTGCTATTAAAAGATCTAGATTTGTGGACGAGAGTCAAATTGATCAGTTTATCAATGAGGTGCTTATTCTTACTCAAGTCAACCATCGAAACGTGGTGAGACTGTTTGGGTGTTGTTTGGAAGCTGAAGTTCCTTTGTTGGTTTATGAGTATGTCTCTGAAGGAACTCTTTACGAGCACATTCACAATCAACGTGGAGCGGATTGGTTATCTTGGCAAAACCGATTGAGAATTGCAGCAGAAATAGCCACTACACTCGCTTACCTTCATTCATTTGCGTCCATGCCTATAATTCATAGGGACGTCAAGTCTGCCAACATACTGTTAGATGATGTTTACACATCTAAAGTGGCAGATTTTGGAGCTTCAAGGTTAATTCCTCTGGATCAAACACATTTGGCTACATTAGTTCTAGGGACATCAGGGTACTTGGATCCTGAATATTTTCGCACAAGTCAACTGACAGAGAAAAGTGATGTTTACAGCTTCGGAGTAGTTCTAGCAGAACTTCTAACGGGATTAAAACCTGTTTCTAAGGATAGAAACGGTGAGGACAAGAATTTGGCCGATTATTTTGTTATGTGCATGAATAAGAATACCTTGTTTCAGATTCTTGATCGCCGTATTTTGAGAGAAGGAAGTCTTGAGCAACTTCAAAAGATGGCTGAGCTAGTGAAGAACTGCCTTCGCGTGCACGGAGAAGATAGGCCTACAATGAAAGAAGTGGCCATAGAAATTGAAGGTATGAGGAAGTTAACTGGGATCCCTTGGTCTAATCAAAATGAACAGGAAGAGAATGATCAGAATGAATTATCAGATCTTTACACTGTTCCAATTAATTCCTATGGGAATACCCCCAATTCGGATAGTTCTCGTATAATGCATCCCACATACAGTCCAAGTTGA